ccaaaGACGTGACCGGGGCCAAATGTGACTTCAAATGTGACAAATGTgacgtctttgagttgtgaaaagcgctatataaataaaatgcattattattattattattattaaagctaTCGCACAGCAATCACTTGGTATATAACACAAGATGTAAGCAAGAAATGACAGTGCAGAAGGGGTTGAATGTGGGATGGGGCAGATACCTGTTTCCTGGAGGAGAGGGCGCTCTTTGGCCAGCTCTGGCGACCCGCCTTCCTCCCAGCTTCAGAGGTGTCCCGGCAGTTGCGGCGCAGGCTGGTGGCGCTGTTGTCAGGGTGGGTGGACAGCGGGCTGGGGGGACACAAGCAGCATGTTACATCTGGTCTGCTTCTATGTGCTGTAGGGTTTATGTGTGGGTCTTGAAatcctgtaaaaaaaaaaaaggagaagCTGATTTGAAACAAAAACTACTTTAGATATTGTTTTATATACTCTTTACCCAATTGTGAACAGATTATCTCTGCCTTCTGAATCCAGTAGAAGGTGAAGCAGGTGTCTTCTAACCCATATTAGTGCTAACTGCTAACATTTGAAATGGGGGCTGGTATGGGTGAACCTCTGAAACCACTGGAGCCCATGTTTTCCATAATGGAGCTGGAAAGATTATTGCATTGTGACTCTGCCTGCACTGAAACAACTGAAACAGTGACTTTAACtaaatgtcaacacatttcacataactctattaggttagttgtgttcatgtttaactccAAGGCCAGGCTGAGAGAAAACAAACGCAAAACAACGAATGACATCATCAGGGTTATTCTCGCAGACAAGGCTCCTCAAGATCCACAGAAGATTGTCTTCCACTCTTTCACAGGCCGGGCATTACTTCTCACGATGAATAAACTGATACTTTACATGTTTAAAATTGGTGGAGGGTCTGAATGAATGAACGAACATGTATGATATGGTGTGAACAGTACCTGAGGTAGAGGATCCGTGCTATCAAGCCATACAGCACGATGGCGAGGAGCAGAGGTATGATGTAGAAAATGGCGAAGTCAATGAGGTATATGGGCAGGTAGAGCTCCCGTTTGACTTTGTAGCCGCACTGCACATGTCCGTCCTGGTTCACCTGATGTCACACATGGTAGAGACGCTGAGTTAAAACAGGCGTCCAGGTCATACACATCTTACACATCTCAACACAATGACACTACTCTCAGAAATTCTACAGAAGTCTTACAAAAGTTTGACAGTTGAACCGCAATATGAACAATTGTTTATCAGAAAAAAATGTGTTCATGACTCATGTAAGGACTTACTTTGCAGTCCCTGTGgaggcaacccagtctcacggcatttcgtgttcaccaacacgatttttaatctattgattcgtgttcaccatcacgatttgcccctttttttcgtgttgcacagcacgattttaaaagcaatgtatttctactggtaacgtgtttcgtgcctgcaggctgcagcacgtctttttctccggtcgggtcgtggaagaccggaagctgtgtggttcataaaaacatgttcttactcaatatcaagccacaattattgcttttattttaaatcgtatagtttcggacttttgttgccgtctgtgaggaaaataaatggggctcagagcctcaggatactgaaatctgtattttttaaatctttttttccttctaatttgttattattttcaaaataacacactgttatttactcaccaataacactcaccaataacactcaacacTCAATTCACCCATACCAGCCCCCATTTCAAATGTTAGCAGTTAGCACTAATATGGGTTAGAAGACACCTGCTTCACCTTCTACTGGATTCAGAAGGCAGAGATAATCTGTTCACAATTGGGTAAAGAGTATATAAAACAATATCTAAAGTAGTTTTTGTTTCAAATCAGCTTCTCCTTTTTTTGTTACAGtcctgcaggcagtagaaatacattgcttttaaaatcgtgctgtgcaacaccaaAAAAGGgacaaatcgtgatggtgaacacgaatcaatagattaaaaatcgtgttggtgaacacgaaatgccgtgagactgggttggtggaGGACATCATTTACCTATATAGCCTCCCATAGAAATGTATCAATATTAAAGTAttacaataaatacacataGACTTCCGGTATGGGGTGTGGTGAATAGACGCGTGCTCGGTTGGCTCTAACTTTCCCACTCTTATTTACCTTTTAAACCTTGTCTTTTTTCAATATAATTAGTTTGCAATGGCTTTATAAGCCAGTGTTAACTGCAAAGACCTCCGGCAATGTCGAAAGCAAAGGGAAAACAAGCTGAAAAGGGCAAAGGGTCTCCGTCAGCGTAGACTCCTAGCATAACTCCAGCTCCGACTCCGAGCATTACTACAGCTTCGACTCCTAGCATAACTTTGGCTGACATTAGCTTGCTACTGGATGGACATAGAGCAGCTCTCACGGCTGATTTCGGGCAGCGTATACATTCTCTGGAAGCTAATGAAGTCGACAAACGTCACCAGCAACTTGAGAACCCATGCTCCGCTCTGAAGGGGGACAACGAGACACTCAAAACTAAGGTAGCAGATTTGTAGGGACGCAGCAGACCTGAATCTATCGAAGGTCCCCGTCCGTCTGCCTTCTTCTCTCAACTCCTCGTTGATACCCTCGGCACGGAGATTCTTGCTTCACCCCCCGAGCTTGAACGAGCTCACCGGAGCCTCGCGCCCAAGCCTGCCCCAGGAGGGAGACCGAGACCTGTAATCCTgcgcttccaccgcttccaaatTAAGGACCTAGTGATCTGTGAGGCCCGCAGGCAGGGTGAGCTGAACTACAAAGGCCATAAGATCTGCTTGTATGATGACTACAGCCCCGACGTGTTAAAGCAGTTGATGGAACATTTGCATCTTTTGATCAGCTGGCCCGTAAATTCAATCTACCTAAATCCCACTTCTTCAGATATTTACAAGTCCAAGATTTTATTCGTAATCGTTTTCCAAGTTTCCCTGCTATTCCTCCTTCTACCTGGGTTGACACTATCTTAAGTATTAACCCTAACCTCAAGGATACCATTTCAAAGATATAAATACTCTTTTCACATGCCACCCTCTGCCCTCTGATAACTTTCGAACTAATTGGTCAGAGGACCTCAATATAGAGATAGGGACTGAGGTTTGGCAGTCTATTTTGAAACGTGTCCACACATCATCCATTTGTGCCCGCCACGGGGTTTTACAATGTGTGTGAGTGCACTGGTCCAAAAGTAAACTAGCTCGCATCTATCCTGGTACTGATCCTAACTGTGATAAATGTCACCTAGGACCAGCTAATCTCGCCCACATGTTTTGGACTTGCCCCACCCTATCTCAGTTTTGGAATTCTGTCTTTGACTCACGCTCAGCTATCACGTCTGTTACCATCCATCCCTCACCCTTAATTGGCCTGTTTGGTGTGTTACCCGTTGACCATTTACTGCCATCTTATTTCGCTGAACTTGTAGCTTTCTTCACATTGCTGGCTAGGCGCGTTATTTTGATGCATTGGAAGGGCCCTCGTCCCCCCTCTCATACAGATTGGATAAAGGATGCCCTATACTTTGTGAAATTGGAAAAAATTAAACACTGTATTAGGGGCTCAGACTTAAAGTTTACAAAAATATGGCTACCATTCTTAGAATATGTTAAGTCCCTCCAGTTGGAGTCTGTCCCCATTGGCTGAGTCGCCCCCCTGGACCGCAACAGCTCACAGGAATGCTCACAAAATGTCTCgcaggtttttatttatttatttttatttatttttatatatatatatataaaaatattttttttacttattattattatttttattttgtatttcattATTACATTATTGTCTAATTGTAACTGATGTATTGTGTCTTGGGGTTGTTTTGTTAGAAATCGCAGGGGTAATGCATTGTATTGCTGCTGTCTTTGTGTATTGAAAATCGCAAAAATAAatcatatataaaaaataaataaatacacataaaTGTACATTTGCACCTTACACATTATGTATGTTTAcactaagatttttttttttatcaaatgccTAGTTTTCGAATAGTTGTTGATCAATCTGCTGCAGGTTAACCTCTCATTCATTATCTGTAGCTGCTCTTTAGAGGGTTGGGGGGGCTGACATTGGGCGAGACACGGGTTACACCCAGGTTGACAGATGAGACAGACAACCATTCAAGAGCACATTCAAACAAAATGAAGAATCAACATTTCTCTAACCTGCATGTCTTTGGACTGTGAGAGGAATTTGGCCCCCCCGGAGAAGTCCCCATGCTAACACCAGGAGAACATGCAGACTATACATGCCCAGCCAGCCAGTGGGCTCAAACCTAAAACCCTCTTGCACACAAAAAGGAATGCAAAATGcagtatatacatttatttatacctGAATGTCCACCAggaaaaaccacagcatgcagtAGACGCAGGTGAAGAACCACAGGCCTGCGATGATCCGCTTGGCCCGGGACACTGTGCACACGGTCTGAGCCTTCATGGGATGGCAGATAGCTTTGTACCTGCATGCAAAAAAAATGGAAGGTTCAAACACAACCATGGCTGTTAATATGTTAACCCTGAACATCTGTTGGTAGTAGATAACACTGTGTTTACTGGTTTTAAGTtgtctacattacattacagtaCATATCATTTAGGTTATATCAAAAGCTTCTTACAATTAGTGCAGATATATTCACTTCAAGCAAGATCATACCATAGTAAGTGCTGGTGAATCAGTTACAAGGGCTAAATTAACTCTAAACTTTTTTTGTATCTAAAAACGTGCAGCAGAGCAGTGAGCAGCGCCTCCTCTCTTGCTCAAAGTTATAATAGCTTCTTGGTGTATAGGCCTGAGGCTGTGTGTGAGAGTTTTCCTGGGTGTTCAATCATTCATCCAAGCAGTTGGCATTAAGATATGGAGAGATCATCAGGTTTTTCATACATATATGTGAAGAAGGCCACTGCTTATCATTGACTCTTTTATTGTTTCATAGCTTATTAGCTGTTTTTAATGGTTGAGATATTAGATTACATTACTACATtgcattttatatatattataggtGATGATCGAGATAGACAGAACAAGATGcacatatctctctctctctctctctctatgatGGTTAGGGCATATATGTTAATATAACAGTTTATGACGGGCCAAAACATTCCGAAACTTTAGGTCTAATTTAGTATAATTGACTTCATGACTTTTACTGTACTTGTTCTGTTGAATGTATTTGCAGGAGGTTTCTGTGGTGGGTTGTGTTTCTCTATGTGTAGCAGACATAATGTTTGGTTAGATTGTGGCTCAATAACTACTACAAAGATAAGGGAAACTCTATAACCACTTTATTTAGCGAAGACGTTGAAATGTTTTTTGAACAGCAAATTACCAAATTGTGCAAATAAGAATTGAGCACCATAGTTGCACATTGACTGTCATCGATGTGATGTCAGTGGTTCCTATTTTTAAGAAAAACAAGACGTGCCATCAGAGGACATTCTGACTCGTTCACATATAGAGCTTAAATGTAAACAGTTGTCCAATGCAGCCTATGCAATTTAAAAGACAAGTAATTTTTCCATGAAAGTAAAATCAATGCCAATAACAACTAAAAAAATGAATGTCCAGCCGAAGCTGTTCAGAGAGAAGTTATCTATGCTCACCTCTCCAGGGTGAAGGCGGTGATGGAGCAGGAGGACACGTTTATGCCCAGGTACTGCAGGTAGGTGATGCCCAGGCAGCCGGCGTGGCCAAATATCCACGTTCCCGTCAGACTGTCGGACACGTTGGGCAGCCCCGCCGCCACCAGCACCGTCAGGTCCGCTATGGCCAGGCTGACCAGGTAACAGTTGGTGGGTGTCCTCATGTGACGGGTGGTTAGGACCACGAGGACCACCATGATGTTTCCCACGATGCCCGCACCACAAACCACAAGGACTAGGAACACTAACACAGCCTTGTACTCCAGCGAGTCAGAGACGGCGGCGCTGGGACTCAGAGAGATGTTGGTCGGGGTGTCCATTCTGGAGCTCACGTTGTTAGTCATATCTGCTAGCCGCTGGCTTTTTACACCCAAAGTGATTTTTGATCGCAGGTTATGTTCATTAGATTAAAATGATGTCATTTTGCCATGTTTTTGCCCTTCATATAGACCATTAACTTCTAATTAAAGCCAGCCCAGTTGTGAGTAACATGACTGGAGCTAACAGGTTGACAGGCTGAGCTATCAATACATACTACAGAGGAGATGCTGGGAGTTTGCTTGTTACAAGTCTTTGACCTTGTTTTCCTTTTGTCACTCACCTTTAGTGACCCATTATTCATCTTCCTTTTAAATAATCAAGTAGAGGGAAAACACAATGTTGAAAATTATCCCAGGATTTCCACTCAGGCCCCCTCTGAGTTACCTAGAAATATAAAAGGAGTGCAATTAACTGGACAAAGAGGGAATTGATTGAAAATATACTTTTCAATGTCAATGTCAAACCCACATTAACACCTATAGAGACTTCTCTTTGTGAATCTCTCAACTGCAACTCTGGCAGACCAACttgcagagatcctgccgacagaAAGGGCTTTCCAGATACTGGGTGAGATGTACAGTGTCTAGAATTGTTTAAAGTTCAAACGTAAATtaaaaactccatgacatttatgagagggaccaCTCGAAGATAGGATATTTGATAATATCAGTCGTAGCCTGGGTTTACGACCAGTCTTTgtgtgatttgtactgaggaacaaatatcacatcaccgacgggtgaGAGATAGTGTTCTGATAACACGGGGTGTTTAGAGTAAACACTTAACAACTTTGACatgggggcaaagcagagtGGGGGGCTGGTACACCCTCCAGAGGGTCCGATTAtagatgtcatgcgagcaaaacatggtgaaGACAGTCTGTCTAAAATGAGTAtctggacggaaatgttcggatttccaaagggaggttctttcagtaaaataaaaatcaagaacctaaGGGATAAATTACAAATACATGAGGAGGGAATGAAGaataaaaacacaattaaaatgAAATATCTGGTAGAGCTGGACACTCATAGGAAATGTCTGAGGTATTGGGAGAAGGAAGGAGAGTGCCGTGAGAGGAAGCAGTTGGCTGCGGCCATAAGAGGGATACAGGCTGACGATGAGGGGGATAAGAAAGAGGAAAAAGGTTTCCTGCTTCCCCCCCCATATAACCCACCCACCACTTCCTTGTACCCATTGTTCACAGGCGTGGGGGACCCTCTCTTGGACCACGGATTCCCGTTTCTTCCCGCTCCCCCCCACCCATTCTACAGCCGGATGCgacggctgctgctgctcaggATATCAAACTATCTGACCAATTCCGCCTCACCCCAGCAGCTCCAGAGGGagacggacagagagagagcagagaggaagagagaagaagaaaagaagacgaAGCAAAAGAGGCAAGACTGATGAAGTTCCAAAAGAATGAAAGAAAGGAAGCAGAAGAGGCGAGGAAAGCTGCACTATACAGCAAAGAGCGCCCCCACAGAGAGGGCTACGACGAGGCCGCCCAAAACCCCGAAGAAATCGATACCCAATGCCCTATGATCCAGGTGGCCGGGCCCCAGGGTGCGTTATATGTTTACAGACCATGGACCATCTCAGAGATGAAAGAAATATCAAAAGAACACCTTCCAAATGTCGAGTTGGGAGGTGCCAAATTCGCTGCAGCACTGGGTATGTTCTGCAGACAATTCTCCCCCACCATGCCGGAGATAAAGAAATTGCTGACTCTAAAAATGGGTCCGACACACGTCAGCCATTTCACCCCGCTGATGGGGGGTCAAGAGCGCATGGCAGAAACTTGTCAGCAACACATGGAGGATAAGAATTGGGGAACTTGATTATAAGACAAAGAAGCTAAACAGGAACTTGCCCATCGCCCTGTACTTGGCACCCAGCCCCCCTTCTGAAGTTCAGATCTTGGGTGACCTTAGATGTCATTCATACAACAGGCAGAGGACATGACCTGACCCATATCCCCTAGACCTTACTTCAGCGTTGTTAAGGTCATGCCTGTCGCAACATCTTTATGGAAACAGGAGAAAGTGCTGATAGACAAGTTTCTAAGCTAAAATACATTATTATAGGAACTGTTGTAAGTGCCCACAGAGGTTACAATCAAAACACATCATTCTGGGAACTGTTGCAATTTATGTGCCCATATAAGGTAAAATATAAAGTTTGCAGTAATAAGACAATGTTAAACTACCCTAATAGTAAGTTTACCATTACAGTTGATATATGCTTCTTGGATGTGCTCGAAAAGTGGTTAAAATGGTGCTTA
This region of Pseudochaenichthys georgianus chromosome 6, fPseGeo1.2, whole genome shotgun sequence genomic DNA includes:
- the trhr2 gene encoding thyrotropin releasing hormone receptor 2 isoform X2, which codes for MTNNVSSRMDTPTNISLSPSAAVSDSLEYKAVLVFLVLVVCGAGIVGNIMVVLVVLTTRHMRTPTNCYLVSLAIADLTVLVAAGLPNVSDSLTGTWIFGHAGCLGITYLQYLGINVSSCSITAFTLERYKAICHPMKAQTVCTVSRAKRIIAGLWFFTCVYCMLWFFLVDIQVNQDGHVQCGYKVKRELYLPIYLIDFAIFYIIPLLLAIVLYGLIARILYLSPLSTHPDNSATSLRRNCRDTSEAGRKAGRQSWPKSALSSRKQVEQSDDPDTEDIAVGLLMISARSTDTTLFCPERIAVVIEAVFGS
- the trhr2 gene encoding thyrotropin releasing hormone receptor 2 isoform X1, whose amino-acid sequence is MTNNVSSRMDTPTNISLSPSAAVSDSLEYKAVLVFLVLVVCGAGIVGNIMVVLVVLTTRHMRTPTNCYLVSLAIADLTVLVAAGLPNVSDSLTGTWIFGHAGCLGITYLQYLGINVSSCSITAFTLERYKAICHPMKAQTVCTVSRAKRIIAGLWFFTCVYCMLWFFLVDIQVNQDGHVQCGYKVKRELYLPIYLIDFAIFYIIPLLLAIVLYGLIARILYLSPLSTHPDNSATSLRRNCRDTSEAGRKAGRQSWPKSALSSRKQVEQSDDPDTEDIAVGLLMISARSTDTTLFCPERIAVVIEGVRDPLLDSGFPFPPPPPHLLPADEAPGGAAAAGPEVNIPAAAGAAAQQDIQRGERDEERQRKEDEEEEARLKKIQDKIEKKKRVAKEAIIYKKGHLRHQSDQEDEEHTLSCPMIQVAGHDSPSLVYRPWTIAEMKEISRDHLPDVELGGAKFAAALLMFCRQFSPTMPEIKKLLTLKMGPTHVSHFTEILGGQQHMKKPEWEDGQNVTYLLWPA